In the Rhododendron vialii isolate Sample 1 chromosome 2a, ASM3025357v1 genome, GATTTGTGTACTTTTCAACAAGCTTCTGCAGTACCCGTTCCAAACACTCAGTACTACTGCCACCAGAAACCACATCATCTGTAACAGAATCCCGAATTACGTCAGTAACCAAATTCACCAATCTTCTAATCTCACCATCAACATGCTCAATGTGCTTCTGATTCCTATTGTTCTCAACCAATGTATCTTTCAGAGCAGTTAACTCCTTATGCAGCTTATCATTCTCAACTTCAAACTGAACTAACTTCTCTGAGACCTTATCATAATCACGAGTTAGAATCTCCAAGCTGTCAGAGAGATGCTCTTTCTCATGAGTTACAGCTTGGAGAGCTGTCTCAAGCTCAGATAATCTCTTTTGCGACCCTTCCAAATCAGCAGTTAGTGTTGCACAGTATGTCTCAAAGTTATCAATCTTCACTTGGAGAGCATTACAGTGGTGATCAGACACTGAAAGTGCACTTCCTAACCACTCAATCCTATCCGCTGGCTCCATGGAGCGTAAATGCAAAGGCATAGTTATGCCCTCCAACATCTCTTCCCACCGCTGCATGACATTGTTCCTTTCCATTAATGATTGTTCCAGCATTTCATTTTGTTCAGCTAAGCCATAGAACTTGCTCTGAAGCTCTTCATATTTTCTTTGCAAATCATCACCAGAATTTAAGTTCAGCTGGGAATCTTCTTTCCACGCATCCATAGCTGCAAAACCTGTATCAGAGTATGATCCTCCTCCCACAGAACTTTTCTGATCCCAATCCGTAAGAGCAAAAGTGTTTCGAGTAATTGATTGCGCTAACCAATCAACTTTTTCGATTGTATCTCTGGAATGGAAGTGCTCTGGAAGTTGAAGATCATCCAGAATCTCTTCTATCCTCTGAAGTACAGAATCCTTGAGAAGAAATGATTCTCTTAATGCAGTAGCCGAGTTGCGAATGTATGAGAGCTCAGATTCCAAAGCTTCCACCCGTTCACCTGCCTCCAAATAGGTCTTCAGTTTTGTTTCAACCTCCTGAAGCCTGGTATCTTTCAACTGCAACTCCTGTGAGCATTTATCCAGTTCATTGGATGTTTCAGCCAGAGATTTCTTGAGGGTGTCACGCTGCACAATCAAACCTTTTCCCTTGGAAACAGCTATGCCAAGTTTTTCCCTGATTGATGCTACCCGCTGCTCTGACTGTTCGAGTTCATTTACTTTCTCCTGCAAGTCGGACCGAATAGCAATAAGATCCTCCACTCCCTGCCTTAAACTTTCCTTAAGAATGAGGTTTTCAGTCTCATGTTGTACAATCAAGAACATCAAGTGATCTATTTGGCCCTGCAATTCACTTAATTCCATCTCCTCACGAGAGTTTGTTCTTGTGGTCCACCTGACTGTCTTATCAGCCTCTTTGTatttgtgaaaaagaaaagagatcaAATACTGAAGCCGTGATCCAAGGTTATCTGACTTAAGACCAGTGCCCTCCAGCATGATTGCACCTTCAACATCTTCAACCAGCTTCAGAATGCCATCTGAATCAAGGCCTCTTTCCTTCATTTCCTCTATTTCTTTTGCCTTATTAATCATCTCTAAATTGAGTTGGTCGTTCATTGATTCAAGTTGCAGCCTCTCACCCAGAAACACTGCTACTTGTTCCATGAGGGTATCATAGTTATTAAGAGATAGAGGATCTAGAACATTCTCATTTTGTTGAATAATTCGGCTCTCCTCTATGTGCCCGCATGAATCATCTACAAGTTTCTTAAGATTACTATATACCCTAAGTAATACACCACTGGCCAATTCGTGCTTTCCATGCAAATCATTATGCTTTTCATACAAACTTTTGAGAGAACTCGACATGGCTTCATGATCTTTCCTAGAAGCTTCAAGTTTCTTCCGAAGATCTTCAATCACTGTCGTTGCAGCCTCAACAGATGAAGCCACAAGGGTGCCTGTATCTGACAGGCCATCCGGATAATAAGAAGTTAAAGGGGTGGTGGAGTATGAGCTCCCAACCAGCAAATCAAGCTTCCCCACTGTCTGAACAATCCGAGCAACAGTAGAATTCCATTCTTGCTCAAGCATTGATGCCCTCTCAGCTACCTCTATGTGCATAAGCTCCACTTGATTAGACATAGAGGAAGCCATCTCATCTGAACTTGAGTGCATCTCATCCAATTGTCTCTCCAATTCCCTGGCACGTAACTGATAATCACCAAGCTTTTTAACAAGGTCGATGTTCTTTGCAACAGAAACAGTACTTTGTTCCCTCAGTGCTTGACACAGTGCCAGATGCTCAACCCTCTTTGCTTCGATATCATACAAATGTTGCTTTAAGAATTCATATAAAACAACGAGTTCTATAATTGCTGCTTCAGAGAAGATAATGTGTTCCTCCAGAGCTTCATAAGTCACCTTGGGCTCCCCGAGTGCAGCATCAGCAGCTATTCTACAGTCTATCTCCCCCATGTACAATTTACTGGCCTTCTTGGCATCGGCATGCAACTTCTTAAAAACTGCTCTCAGCTTTCTTGTTTGCTCCTTTATTAAGGTAAATGAGTTGACAAGCGATTGATCTGCCGCTGAAGGCACTTCCTCTATGTCATGATCATCAAGATGAGCCTTTGACTCAAAGGCTTGAATCAGTCTTGATACTGCTGGCACAACCATTTTCCCACTTGACTTACTTAAGGACACCGAATGTGAGTGCATTCCTTCAATTGCATTCTCAAGTTCTTGGGTTATATTCTCTGCCTCCTCTAAGTGTACCTTCAAATCTACAAACCCTGAGGAATGATCACAGGCCTCCAATTTAAGCTGCTCAACGTGTGACCAATCCATAGAACCATCGTCAGGTTTTCTTAAGCGAGGGGAGAAATTTTCAGTCTTCCACTCCCTGAGAAGTTGGTGAGTCTCATCGGCAGTAGTTGCACATTCTGGGCCCCTGCTTGGCATGTCAGTAACCTCAATTTGATTTGCAGCATCCCCAGATTTCGATGACAACATGTTTTCCTGTTCAAGTTGTTCAAGATGCAAAGTTGCATCTTTCATGCCATCCCCAGCCTTGCGATAGTCTGTCTGTATTCCTGCCACTAAACTTCTGCAGTCCGCTAACTCAGACAATAATTCCTCATTTTCAGTGACAAAATGATCCTTCTCTTCTCCAAGCCTGAATCTCTCCTCCATTACCGAAGTGAGACTTCCATTTAGGGTGGCATTTTCCACCTGAAGAGCTTCCAACAAAGCCTTGTGCTCGGTTAAGTTGGTCAATAGTTTCTCATTCTCGTGGACAACattctctttttcctccttAAGCTTCCTTCTCTCCTCTGATTTCAATGCAAGACTGCCACTTAAGTTGACATTTTCCTCCTGCAATGATAATAACGAACCTTTGCACTCAGCTAACTCTTTCAACAGCTCCTCATTACCAAGTGCCAAATATCCCTTCTCCTCTGTCAGTCTCTTTTTCTCCTCAACTGCCGAAGTAAGATTCCCATTCAAGTTATCATTCTCAACCCGTAATGCTGACACCAAAGCCCTACAGTCAGCTAAATCTGCTGACAGACTTGAGAGTTCCCCATGTGATCTCTCCAGCTCTAGATGCAACTCATCAGCTCTGGTAGATATTCCCCCGATCTCAGCCTTTGCAGTATGAAATTGCTTCTCAAGTTCCTCTGTTGCACAAACAGCAGCCTGAAATTCAGACTTGCACTTCACAAGCTCTTCAGCAAGGCTTTCATTCCTCCCACGAAGTTCGGTGATCAAACTGCTGGCAATAGACATCTCATCAAGCAACTGTTTATGCTGGTGACTGAACTCCAAATGTTGCACCAATTGCTCATTGAGTTGCAAGAGAAAGACATCTTTTTCTACATTTGCAAGATATAATTGCTCTGTAACTTCCTCCAGAACATCAGAGGACTGATACTCTGGTACAATGGTCCTACTGTTACTCCTTAGTTCTCCATTAGTAGTTGAACTGTCAGTACTCCTAAATTCTGAATCTGCTGTTAATTCTCTTGATGCTAGCACCAATTTAAACTCCTCTTCATCTAGCATTCTTAGCAGCTTCGCGAGATGAGAAACACTCATCGAAATTATACCCGTGCCAGAAGACAAACTCACCATTTTATCTTCCATAGGCCTTGCCTCGGCTACCAAAAAGTCCTCAACATTAACAACCTCTTCCTGCGAATTGGCTTCATACCCTTCTGCAGACCGCATTTCTGATTTTCCTTCATTGAGAAATGATGCCACTGCATCTTTTCCCTGATGCACTGCTAGTTCAGGAGTTACAGCTGAGCAATCATGTGACACGCGTAAAAGCTGGGGTGAAACTGAATGCCCATCCATTGTCCAGACTTCTTTCACCTCATTGGTTTCACCAGCGGCTGCAGAAATACTATTCAACTTGGTCGGTTCCATTTCAATGGTTGGCTCCTTCATGCTTGTGTCTCCACAAGAAGACCCTACACAAAATTCAGCACTTTCACCGAGCCCAGGTAAATCAAGCATCGCATCTCCCTCAAGGTCTATCCCGCTGCTTGTATCAACTTGCTTTGAAACCAAACAGTCAGCTCCCTGAATTGCCCCTACCCACAAACAAATGATGTTTCAACTACAAATCAGATTCAAAGTTACTGGATTCAATAAAGAACTTGATTTGTAATACAAACaggtaaaaaagaaagaggtatCACAGGAAAGCAGGCACAACCTACGTCTGTCACCTGATCTGCCCCATGTACATGCTCTGCTTCAACTGCTATGCCAACCAGTTTAGTAACACCAACCAGGTCAGGTGGAGTGAAAGAATCAACTGTGATGGGGGAAGCCAGATATACAGAGTTCATTTCAGAAACTAAACCTCCGGAATTTCCTGAAGTAAGCATTGCACTCTCCACACTAAGAGTTTGGGTACTATCAGCTTGATATGTAACTGAAGATTCCAAATCTTGTTCCTTGACGGCACCCAAATTCATCATAGCTTCATTGACTCCCAAGTCCTCACGCATCAACTCCACACTGCTTTCCAGTGTTGTTGGAACTGAGCTTGCCTCGAGCATAAGCCCCACTGACAGAGGATCAATATCAGCAATATCAACATCGTTAGACTGTGAATGACCATGAGAATATGCGACTGGTATATCAACAAACCCCTCATTAGAGTCATGCACTGAACTGACAACTGCATCAGGAACTTGTAACAATGCGGCTGCCGGTTTAGCTGCAGATGCTGCATCAGCATCAATATCATGCTCGGATTTAGCAGCTTTACCCGAGGATTTACTGCTTTTACCATCCTTCTTCTGCCTAAATTGTTGAAGCTGAAAAAGAATGTAttaaatttcaaaactaaattccCCCTCAGCTTAGTTTCTATCTGCTTGATTGCTGGGATGAATACGTATTTCTTAGGACATAACTACACGAGTAGACTTTGTTTCGTAAGACAATTGAGTGCTTAAAAATAAACCCATCTAGTGATTTTATCACAGATGCCTTTAATAACACATGATCGTCTATTCCTAAAACTGAAAATGGAAGTGAGTCTAAAGTCAAGGCCTTTTATATGAATGCCGAAAAAGCTCTAAAATTTCCATTCTCACCAAAATATTTCCCCgcaaaat is a window encoding:
- the LOC131317937 gene encoding trans-Golgi network-localized SYP41-interacting protein 1 isoform X1, yielding MDKDKNKNRTDLLAAGRKKLQQFRQKKDGKSSKSSGKAAKSEHDIDADAASAAKPAAALLQVPDAVVSSVHDSNEGFVDIPVAYSHGHSQSNDVDIADIDPLSVGLMLEASSVPTTLESSVELMREDLGVNEAMMNLGAVKEQDLESSVTYQADSTQTLSVESAMLTSGNSGGLVSEMNSVYLASPITVDSFTPPDLVGVTKLVGIAVEAEHVHGADQVTDVGAIQGADCLVSKQVDTSSGIDLEGDAMLDLPGLGESAEFCVGSSCGDTSMKEPTIEMEPTKLNSISAAAGETNEVKEVWTMDGHSVSPQLLRVSHDCSAVTPELAVHQGKDAVASFLNEGKSEMRSAEGYEANSQEEVVNVEDFLVAEARPMEDKMVSLSSGTGIISMSVSHLAKLLRMLDEEEFKLVLASRELTADSEFRSTDSSTTNGELRSNSRTIVPEYQSSDVLEEVTEQLYLANVEKDVFLLQLNEQLVQHLEFSHQHKQLLDEMSIASSLITELRGRNESLAEELVKCKSEFQAAVCATEELEKQFHTAKAEIGGISTRADELHLELERSHGELSSLSADLADCRALVSALRVENDNLNGNLTSAVEEKKRLTEEKGYLALGNEELLKELAECKGSLLSLQEENVNLSGSLALKSEERRKLKEEKENVVHENEKLLTNLTEHKALLEALQVENATLNGSLTSVMEERFRLGEEKDHFVTENEELLSELADCRSLVAGIQTDYRKAGDGMKDATLHLEQLEQENMLSSKSGDAANQIEVTDMPSRGPECATTADETHQLLREWKTENFSPRLRKPDDGSMDWSHVEQLKLEACDHSSGFVDLKVHLEEAENITQELENAIEGMHSHSVSLSKSSGKMVVPAVSRLIQAFESKAHLDDHDIEEVPSAADQSLVNSFTLIKEQTRKLRAVFKKLHADAKKASKLYMGEIDCRIAADAALGEPKVTYEALEEHIIFSEAAIIELVVLYEFLKQHLYDIEAKRVEHLALCQALREQSTVSVAKNIDLVKKLGDYQLRARELERQLDEMHSSSDEMASSMSNQVELMHIEVAERASMLEQEWNSTVARIVQTVGKLDLLVGSSYSTTPLTSYYPDGLSDTGTLVASSVEAATTVIEDLRKKLEASRKDHEAMSSSLKSLYEKHNDLHGKHELASGVLLRVYSNLKKLVDDSCGHIEESRIIQQNENVLDPLSLNNYDTLMEQVAVFLGERLQLESMNDQLNLEMINKAKEIEEMKERGLDSDGILKLVEDVEGAIMLEGTGLKSDNLGSRLQYLISFLFHKYKEADKTVRWTTRTNSREEMELSELQGQIDHLMFLIVQHETENLILKESLRQGVEDLIAIRSDLQEKVNELEQSEQRVASIREKLGIAVSKGKGLIVQRDTLKKSLAETSNELDKCSQELQLKDTRLQEVETKLKTYLEAGERVEALESELSYIRNSATALRESFLLKDSVLQRIEEILDDLQLPEHFHSRDTIEKVDWLAQSITRNTFALTDWDQKSSVGGGSYSDTGFAAMDAWKEDSQLNLNSGDDLQRKYEELQSKFYGLAEQNEMLEQSLMERNNVMQRWEEMLEGITMPLHLRSMEPADRIEWLGSALSVSDHHCNALQVKIDNFETYCATLTADLEGSQKRLSELETALQAVTHEKEHLSDSLEILTRDYDKVSEKLVQFEVENDKLHKELTALKDTLVENNRNQKHIEHVDGEIRRLVNLVTDVIRDSVTDDVVSGGSSTECLERVLQKLVEKYTNLSLENCIVVESDHETKTEKDHAIQCEQRDSEGLKAQDLSILKKDLDEALHGLICVKVERDRYMEQNQSLTHEVEALNLKSQEMQDLLSQEEQKSASVREKLNVAVRKGKSLVQQRDSLKQTIEEVNNEVERMKSEINHRDSSLSEYEQKIKVLSTYQESVEVLESDNLSLRNRLAETEYLLHEKTHTLSLMLNTLKGIGAIFEFNTSNPVEMLEQIGRQWHDRHAAVAASEQDMMKSKRAAELLLAELNEVQERNDGFQEELAKYSSELLELSKERDLVEAAKCEAFSQVKKLSAIRSEEVNNQFAELMILKSYVDQVRKGLFETNDLLGRVLSKDVEYVQNLEASLMSCLEPSEALNVVGLPLGCPDNVISLNKENQEMFLVKDFMLDSKIQEHSNDNNLVEIFSLTGHQLQGLAKEIDALKEKLYKHSVTLDERVKHVVEVVGIVRRELTSHKKSYDSMKENIIRLECTEKEKDAEIGVLHANINLLYEACRSSVIGIENWKADFVSNGLAATDHGMNSETSVSVDGGNFSQRTLLSSEQHFSTMADRLLSVVKDFIGTQANIVEAGYKEMKTTISNLQKELQEKDIKKDRICMELVSQIKEAEAAAGSHLQDFQSANVRLHDLERRLQAMTEQRNILEQRVKELQDGEANSKDLEERVKSLNEVLAAKEQEIESLMQALDEEEIQMEELTNKIGELERVVQQKNVDLENLEASRGKAMKKLSITVSKFDELHHLSGSLLSEVEKLQLQLQNRDAEISFLRQEVTRCTSDALVASQMNSKRNSDEIYDLLTWLDSMTSGVLVHDAHFDEEKLDEVHQYKERFQKHIMSLVAEIEDLRAVTRSRDMLLQVERNRVGDLTRKGESLEDSLREKESQLTRLLHAGDSVQTASTASEILEVEPVINKWAAPGASITPQVRSLRKVNNDQVAIAIDMDTGSGGKLEDEDDDKAHGFKSLTTSRIVPRFTRPVTDMIDGLWVSCDRTLMRQPVLRLGVIIYWAFLHALLTTFVV
- the LOC131317937 gene encoding trans-Golgi network-localized SYP41-interacting protein 1 isoform X4, with the translated sequence MLDLPGLGESAEFCVGSSCGDTSMKEPTIEMEPTKLNSISAAAGETNEVKEVWTMDGHSVSPQLLRVSHDCSAVTPELAVHQGKDAVASFLNEGKSEMRSAEGYEANSQEEVVNVEDFLVAEARPMEDKMVSLSSGTGIISMSVSHLAKLLRMLDEEEFKLVLASRELTADSEFRSTDSSTTNGELRSNSRTIVPEYQSSDVLEEVTEQLYLANVEKDVFLLQLNEQLVQHLEFSHQHKQLLDEMSIASSLITELRGRNESLAEELVKCKSEFQAAVCATEELEKQFHTAKAEIGGISTRADELHLELERSHGELSSLSADLADCRALVSALRVENDNLNGNLTSAVEEKKRLTEEKGYLALGNEELLKELAECKGSLLSLQEENVNLSGSLALKSEERRKLKEEKENVVHENEKLLTNLTEHKALLEALQVENATLNGSLTSVMEERFRLGEEKDHFVTENEELLSELADCRSLVAGIQTDYRKAGDGMKDATLHLEQLEQENMLSSKSGDAANQIEVTDMPSRGPECATTADETHQLLREWKTENFSPRLRKPDDGSMDWSHVEQLKLEACDHSSGFVDLKVHLEEAENITQELENAIEGMHSHSVSLSKSSGKMVVPAVSRLIQAFESKAHLDDHDIEEVPSAADQSLVNSFTLIKEQTRKLRAVFKKLHADAKKASKLYMGEIDCRIAADAALGEPKVTYEALEEHIIFSEAAIIELVVLYEFLKQHLYDIEAKRVEHLALCQALREQSTVSVAKNIDLVKKLGDYQLRARELERQLDEMHSSSDEMASSMSNQVELMHIEVAERASMLEQEWNSTVARIVQTVGKLDLLVGSSYSTTPLTSYYPDGLSDTGTLVASSVEAATTVIEDLRKKLEASRKDHEAMSSSLKSLYEKHNDLHGKHELASGVLLRVYSNLKKLVDDSCGHIEESRIIQQNENVLDPLSLNNYDTLMEQVAVFLGERLQLESMNDQLNLEMINKAKEIEEMKERGLDSDGILKLVEDVEGAIMLEGTGLKSDNLGSRLQYLISFLFHKYKEADKTVRWTTRTNSREEMELSELQGQIDHLMFLIVQHETENLILKESLRQGVEDLIAIRSDLQEKVNELEQSEQRVASIREKLGIAVSKGKGLIVQRDTLKKSLAETSNELDKCSQELQLKDTRLQEVETKLKTYLEAGERVEALESELSYIRNSATALRESFLLKDSVLQRIEEILDDLQLPEHFHSRDTIEKVDWLAQSITRNTFALTDWDQKSSVGGGSYSDTGFAAMDAWKEDSQLNLNSGDDLQRKYEELQSKFYGLAEQNEMLEQSLMERNNVMQRWEEMLEGITMPLHLRSMEPADRIEWLGSALSVSDHHCNALQVKIDNFETYCATLTADLEGSQKRLSELETALQAVTHEKEHLSDSLEILTRDYDKVSEKLVQFEVENDKLHKELTALKDTLVENNRNQKHIEHVDGEIRRLVNLVTDVIRDSVTDDVVSGGSSTECLERVLQKLVEKYTNLSLENCIVVESDHETKTEKDHAIQCEQRDSEGLKAQDLSILKKDLDEALHGLICVKVERDRYMEQNQSLTHEVEALNLKSQEMQDLLSQEEQKSASVREKLNVAVRKGKSLVQQRDSLKQTIEEVNNEVERMKSEINHRDSSLSEYEQKIKVLSTYQESVEVLESDNLSLRNRLAETEYLLHEKTHTLSLMLNTLKGIGAIFEFNTSNPVEMLEQIGRQWHDRHAAVAASEQDMMKSKRAAELLLAELNEVQERNDGFQEELAKYSSELLELSKERDLVEAAKCEAFSQVKKLSAIRSEEVNNQFAELMILKSYVDQVRKGLFETNDLLGRVLSKDVEYVQNLEASLMSCLEPSEALNVVGLPLGCPDNVISLNKENQEMFLVKDFMLDSKIQEHSNDNNLVEIFSLTGHQLQGLAKEIDALKEKLYKHSVTLDERVKHVVEVVGIVRRELTSHKKSYDSMKENIIRLECTEKEKDAEIGVLHANINLLYEACRSSVIGIENWKADFVSNGLAATDHGMNSETSVSVDGGNFSQRTLLSSEQHFSTMADRLLSVVKDFIGTQANIVEAGYKEMKTTISNLQKELQEKDIKKDRICMELVSQIKEAEAAAGSHLQDFQSANVRLHDLERRLQAMTEQRNILEQRVKELQDGEANSKDLEERVKSLNEVLAAKEQEIESLMQALDEEEIQMEELTNKIGELERVVQQKNVDLENLEASRGKAMKKLSITVSKFDELHHLSGSLLSEVEKLQLQLQNRDAEISFLRQEVTRCTSDALVASQMNSKRNSDEIYDLLTWLDSMTSGVLVHDAHFDEEKLDEVHQYKERFQKHIMSLVAEIEDLRAVTRSRDMLLQVERNRVGDLTRKGESLEDSLREKESQLTRLLHAGDSVQTASTASEILEVEPVINKWAAPGASITPQVRSLRKVNNDQVAIAIDMDTGSGGKLEDEDDDKAHGFKSLTTSRIVPRFTRPVTDMIDGLWVSCDRTLMRQPVLRLGVIIYWAFLHALLTTFVV
- the LOC131317937 gene encoding trans-Golgi network-localized SYP41-interacting protein 1 isoform X3 — protein: MDKDKNKNRTDLLAAGRKKLQQFRQKKDGKSSKSSGKAAKSEHDIDADAASAAKPAAALLQVPDAVVSSVHDSNEGFVDIPVAYSHGHSQSNDVDIADIDPLSVGLMLEASSVPTTLESSVELMREDLGVNEAMMNLGAVKEQDLESSVTYQADSTQTLSVESAMLTSGNSGGLVSEMNSVYLASPITVDSFTPPDLVGVTKLVGIAVEAEHVHGADQGADCLVSKQVDTSSGIDLEGDAMLDLPGLGESAEFCVGSSCGDTSMKEPTIEMEPTKLNSISAAAGETNEVKEVWTMDGHSVSPQLLRVSHDCSAVTPELAVHQGKDAVASFLNEGKSEMRSAEGYEANSQEEVVNVEDFLVAEARPMEDKMVSLSSGTGIISMSVSHLAKLLRMLDEEEFKLVLASRELTADSEFRSTDSSTTNGELRSNSRTIVPEYQSSDVLEEVTEQLYLANVEKDVFLLQLNEQLVQHLEFSHQHKQLLDEMSIASSLITELRGRNESLAEELVKCKSEFQAAVCATEELEKQFHTAKAEIGGISTRADELHLELERSHGELSSLSADLADCRALVSALRVENDNLNGNLTSAVEEKKRLTEEKGYLALGNEELLKELAECKGSLLSLQEENVNLSGSLALKSEERRKLKEEKENVVHENEKLLTNLTEHKALLEALQVENATLNGSLTSVMEERFRLGEEKDHFVTENEELLSELADCRSLVAGIQTDYRKAGDGMKDATLHLEQLEQENMLSSKSGDAANQIEVTDMPSRGPECATTADETHQLLREWKTENFSPRLRKPDDGSMDWSHVEQLKLEACDHSSGFVDLKVHLEEAENITQELENAIEGMHSHSVSLSKSSGKMVVPAVSRLIQAFESKAHLDDHDIEEVPSAADQSLVNSFTLIKEQTRKLRAVFKKLHADAKKASKLYMGEIDCRIAADAALGEPKVTYEALEEHIIFSEAAIIELVVLYEFLKQHLYDIEAKRVEHLALCQALREQSTVSVAKNIDLVKKLGDYQLRARELERQLDEMHSSSDEMASSMSNQVELMHIEVAERASMLEQEWNSTVARIVQTVGKLDLLVGSSYSTTPLTSYYPDGLSDTGTLVASSVEAATTVIEDLRKKLEASRKDHEAMSSSLKSLYEKHNDLHGKHELASGVLLRVYSNLKKLVDDSCGHIEESRIIQQNENVLDPLSLNNYDTLMEQVAVFLGERLQLESMNDQLNLEMINKAKEIEEMKERGLDSDGILKLVEDVEGAIMLEGTGLKSDNLGSRLQYLISFLFHKYKEADKTVRWTTRTNSREEMELSELQGQIDHLMFLIVQHETENLILKESLRQGVEDLIAIRSDLQEKVNELEQSEQRVASIREKLGIAVSKGKGLIVQRDTLKKSLAETSNELDKCSQELQLKDTRLQEVETKLKTYLEAGERVEALESELSYIRNSATALRESFLLKDSVLQRIEEILDDLQLPEHFHSRDTIEKVDWLAQSITRNTFALTDWDQKSSVGGGSYSDTGFAAMDAWKEDSQLNLNSGDDLQRKYEELQSKFYGLAEQNEMLEQSLMERNNVMQRWEEMLEGITMPLHLRSMEPADRIEWLGSALSVSDHHCNALQVKIDNFETYCATLTADLEGSQKRLSELETALQAVTHEKEHLSDSLEILTRDYDKVSEKLVQFEVENDKLHKELTALKDTLVENNRNQKHIEHVDGEIRRLVNLVTDVIRDSVTDDVVSGGSSTECLERVLQKLVEKYTNLSLENCIVVESDHETKTEKDHAIQCEQRDSEGLKAQDLSILKKDLDEALHGLICVKVERDRYMEQNQSLTHEVEALNLKSQEMQDLLSQEEQKSASVREKLNVAVRKGKSLVQQRDSLKQTIEEVNNEVERMKSEINHRDSSLSEYEQKIKVLSTYQESVEVLESDNLSLRNRLAETEYLLHEKTHTLSLMLNTLKGIGAIFEFNTSNPVEMLEQIGRQWHDRHAAVAASEQDMMKSKRAAELLLAELNEVQERNDGFQEELAKYSSELLELSKERDLVEAAKCEAFSQVKKLSAIRSEEVNNQFAELMILKSYVDQVRKGLFETNDLLGRVLSKDVEYVQNLEASLMSCLEPSEALNVVGLPLGCPDNVISLNKENQEMFLVKDFMLDSKIQEHSNDNNLVEIFSLTGHQLQGLAKEIDALKEKLYKHSVTLDERVKHVVEVVGIVRRELTSHKKSYDSMKENIIRLECTEKEKDAEIGVLHANINLLYEACRSSVIGIENWKADFVSNGLAATDHGMNSETSVSVDGGNFSQRTLLSSEQHFSTMADRLLSVVKDFIGTQANIVEAGYKEMKTTISNLQKELQEKDIKKDRICMELVSQIKEAEAAAGSHLQDFQSANVRLHDLERRLQAMTEQRNILEQRVKELQDGEANSKDLEERVKSLNEVLAAKEQEIESLMQALDEEEIQMEELTNKIGELERVVQQKNVDLENLEASRGKAMKKLSITVSKFDELHHLSGSLLSEVEKLQLQLQNRDAEISFLRQEVTRCTSDALVASQMNSKRNSDEIYDLLTWLDSMTSGVLVHDAHFDEEKLDEVHQYKERFQKHIMSLVAEIEDLRAVTRSRDMLLQVERNRVGDLTRKGESLEDSLREKESQLTRLLHAGDSVQTASTASEILEVEPVINKWAAPGASITPQVRSLRKVNNDQVAIAIDMDTGSGGKLEDEDDDKAHGFKSLTTSRIVPRFTRPVTDMIDGLWVSCDRTLMRQPVLRLGVIIYWAFLHALLTTFVV